Part of the Janibacter endophyticus genome is shown below.
GTGGGCGAGCAGGCAGACGCCGGCACCGACGAGGGTGCCCACAGGAGCGGCGAAGGGGCCCAGGCCCACCTCGCGCAGGAGGTAGTAGGCGATCGCACCGATGAGCGCGGCGGTCGCGTAGAGCTCGGACTGGCGGAAGATCTTCGGCACCTGGCCGAGCATCACGTCGCGGACCGCGCCGCCACCGACCGCGGTGAGGACGCCGAGGAGGATCGAGGGCAGCGGGGCGAGGCCGGCCTGGAGCGACTTCTGCGTGCCGACGACCGCCCACGTGCCGAGCGCGAGCGCGTCGACGTACGGGAAGACCTGCCGCCACCGCCGCCCCTCGAAACGCACGAGGAAGGCGAGCGCGGAGGCCCCGAGCGCGCACACGAGATAGGCGGGGTCGGTGAGCGCGACCGGCGTCGTGTCGAGCAGCACGTCCCGGATCGCACCACCCCCGAGCGCGGAGATGATCGAGAGGATCGCGAAGCCGACCGGGTCAAGGTTGAACTGGCGGGCCACCGCCGCCCCGAGCAGCGCGTTGGTCACGACGCCGAGCAGGTCGATGCTGCGGATGATCTCCTCGATGAGGGCCTGGTGCTCGCTCATACGGCCCCCTCCACGAGCAGCGCCTGGACGACGGTGTCGGCGAGCAGCCGGCCGCGGCGGGTGAGCACGACACGACCGAGCACGGCAGCGCGTCCGTCGACGAGCCGGTCCGCGACGAGCCCGGCGACCGCCCGTCGGCCCTCGGCGGTGAGCGCGGAGACCGGCAGCCCGTCGACGAGGCGGACCCCGAGGAGGACCTCCTCGTCGTGCTGCTGGCCCGTGTCGAGCACCTCCCGG
Proteins encoded:
- a CDS encoding trimeric intracellular cation channel family protein, with translation MSEHQALIEEIIRSIDLLGVVTNALLGAAVARQFNLDPVGFAILSIISALGGGAIRDVLLDTTPVALTDPAYLVCALGASALAFLVRFEGRRWRQVFPYVDALALGTWAVVGTQKSLQAGLAPLPSILLGVLTAVGGGAVRDVMLGQVPKIFRQSELYATAALIGAIAYYLLREVGLGPFAAPVGTLVGAGVCLLAHKQGWVLPTQPVLSANLRGKTVNRFRRRG